In Calonectris borealis chromosome 25, bCalBor7.hap1.2, whole genome shotgun sequence, the following proteins share a genomic window:
- the DLGAP3 gene encoding disks large-associated protein 3: protein MKGYHGERTQTQPSSGHRCRCIPEDCEHPANYVQHGPEGRPPYLLSPSEPCSLEHPYCPVRSPGTASECPGGPLSEPPSTSASSTFPRMHHAQQPYDSCDECMATAHPASKINRLPPTLLDQFEKQLPLHHDGFHTLQYPRAGGAEPRSESPSRIRHLVHSVQKLFAKSHSLEAPAKRDYNGTKMDGRGDGYHHHHHHHHHHHHHQSRHGKRSKSKDRKVDSRHRSKMMGWWSSDDNLDSDSSYMVSGRHAADQGTQYCVDAPESAFRDLTLKSLKGGGEGKCLACAGMSMSLDGQTLKRSAWHTMTVSQAREAYPSAGGTEKTLMLQEAKAKDRAYQYLQVPQDEWSGYPAVGKDGEIPCRRMRSGSYIKAMGDEDSADSDASAKISPRAAMRRDSYRRSSSADQARTKFASRHYSDSYICNCPSCCTPPRMLPRGQGYGRSFTTGQINDELNHQFEAVCESVFGEVESQAVEALDLPGCFRMRSHSYLRAIQAGCSQDDDCLSLFSMSAPAGPPITSSILKPSTSFSYRKAPPPIPPGTKAKPLISVTAQSSTESTHESYLPGEVARSSAWSKDAAARCNSAESLESSKVTAVALDLPPVQPRAAPKPSTLIIKAIPGREELRSLARQRKWRPSIGVQVEAISDSDTESRSQREFHSIGVQVEEDKRRARFKRSNSVTAGVQADLELEGFASLAVATEDKALQFGRPFQRHSSEPESGRQYAVYKTVHTQGQWAYREDYQLQYDTVEVPRRDAWMERGSRSLPDSGRASPCHRDGEWFIKLLQAEVEKMEGWCQQMEREAEDYDLPEEILEKIRSAVGSAQLLMSQKVQQFYRLCQQNMDPNAFPVPTFQDLAGFWDLLQLSIEDVSMKFAELQQLKANGWKIVEPKEEKKVPPPIPKKPPRSKVHPVKERSLDSVDRQRQEARKRLLAAKRAASFRQSSATESADSIEIYIPEAQTRL from the exons ATGAAGGGCTACCATGGGGAGCGCACCCAGACACAGCCCTCCTCCGGCCACCGCTGCCGCTGCATCCCAGAGGACTGCGAGCATCCCGCCAACTACGTCCAGCACGGCCCCGAGGGCCGGCCGCCGTACCTCCTCAGCCCCAGCGAGCCGTGTTCCCTGGAGCATCCCTACTGCCCGGTGCGGAGCCCCGGCACGGCCAGCGAGTGCCCGGGCGGGCCCCTGAGCGAGCCGCCCTCCACCAGCGCCAGCAGCACCTTCCCGAGGATGCACCACGCGCAGCAGCCCTACGACTCCTGCGACGAATGCATGGCGACCGCCCACCCCGCCAGCAAGATCAACCGCCTGCCCCCCACGCTGCTGGACCAGTTCGAGAAGCAGCTGCCGCTGCACCACGACGGCTTCCACACGCTGCAGTAcccgcgggccggcggcgccgAGCCCCGCAGCGAGAGCCCCAGCCGCATCCGCCACCTCGTCCACTCCGTCCAGAAGCTCTTCGCCAAGTCCCACTCCCTGGAGGCGCCGGCCAAGCGGGACTACAACGGCACCAAGATGGACGGCCGCGGGGACggctaccaccaccaccaccaccaccaccaccatcaccaccaccaccagtcccgccacggcaagcgcagCAAGAGCAAGGACCGCAAGGTGGACTCCCGGCACCGGTCCAAGATGATGGGCTGGTGGAGCTCCGACGACAACCTGGACAGCGACAGCAGCTACATGGTGTCCGGCCGGCACGCTGCCGACCAGGGCACCCAGTACTGTGTGGACGCTCCCGAAAGTGCCTTCAGAGACTTGACCTTGAAGAGTCTAAAGGGTGGCGGGGAAGGAAAATGCCTGGCCTGTGCCGGCATGTCCATGTCTCTGGATGGCCAGACGCTCAAGAGGAGCGCCTGGCACACCATGACCGTCAGCCAGGCCCGCGAAGCCTACCCCAGCGCCGGCGGCACCGAGAAGACCTTGATGCTTCAGGAAGCAAAGGCCAAAGACCGAGCATACCAGTACCTGCAG GTGCCGCAGGATGAGTGGAGCGGGTACCCAGCGGTGGGCAAGGACGGGGAGATCCCCTGCCGGCGGATGCGCAGCGGCAGCTACATCAAGGCCATGGGCGATGAGGACAGCGCCGACTCGGATGCCAGCGCCAAAATATCGCCCAGGGCGGCCATGCGGCGAGACAGCTACCGCCGCTCCTCCAGCGCCGACCAGGCCAGGACCAA GTTTGCAAGTAGGCACTATTCTGATTCATATATCTGTAACTGTCCCAGCTGCTGCACGCCACCGCGAATGCTCCCGCGGGGACAGGGCTACGGGCGTTCCTTCACCACCGGGCAG ATCAACGACGAGCTCAACCACCAGTTCGAGGCCGTCTGCGAGTCGGTTTTTGGCGAGGTGGAGTCGCAGGCCGTGGAGGCGCTGGACCTGCCCGGCTGCTTCCGCATGCGGAGCCACAGCTACCTGCGGGCCATCCAGGCGGGCTGCTCCCAGGACGACGACTGCCTCTCGCTCTTCTCCATGTcggcccccgccgggccgcccaTCACCAGCAGCATCCTGAAGCCCAGCACCT CCTTCAGTTACAGAAAAGCTCCACCTCCCATCCCTCCAGGAACCAAAGCCAAACCCCTCATCTCCGTCACGGCGCAGAGCAGCACCGAGTCCACCCATGAGAGCTACCTGCCCGGCGAGGTCGCCCGCAGCTCTGCCTGGTCCAAAGATGCCGCGGCCCGTTGCAACTCGGCCGAGAGCCTGGAGAGCTCCAAGGTGACGGCCGTGGCCCTCGACCTGCCTCCGGTccagccccgcgccgctcccAAGCCCTCCACGCTCATCATCAAGGCCATCCCCGGCCGGGAGGAGCTGAGGAGCTTGGCTCggcagcggaagtggcgcccctcCATCGGCGTCCAG GTTGAGGCCATCTCCGACTCGGACACGGAGAGCCGGAGCCAGAGGGAGTTCCACTCCATCGGGGTGCAGGTGGAGGAGGACAAAAG GCGAGCGCGCTTCAAGCGCTCCAACAGCGTGACGGCAGGCGTGCAGGCGGACCTGGAGCTGGAGGGCTTTGCCAGCCTGGCCGTGGCCACCGAGGACAAAGCCCTGCAGTTCGGGCGCCCCTTCCAGCGGCACTCCTCGGAGCCGGAGTCCGGCCGGCAGTACGCGGTGTACAAGACGGTGCACACGCAGGGGCAGTGGGCATACCGGGAGGACTACCAGCTACAGTATGACACGGTGGAGGTGCCCCGGCGGGACGCCTGGATGGAGCGGGGCTCCCGCAGCCTCCCCGACTCCGGCCGTGCCTCCCCCTGCCACCGCGATGGGGAATGGTTCATCAAACTGCTGCAGGCGGAGGTGGAGAAGATGGAGGGCTGGTGCCAGCAGATGGAGAGGGAGGCCGAGGACTATGACCTGCCAGAAGAGA TCCTGGAGAAGATCCGGAGCGCCGTGGGCAGCGCCCAGCTCCTCATGTCCCAGAAGGTGCAGCAGTTTTACCGCCTCTGCCAGCAGAACATG GATCCCAACGCATTCCCAGTGCCCACCTTCCAAGACCTGGCTGGCTTCTGGGACCTCCTGCAGCTCTCCATCGAGGACGTCAGCATGAAGTTCGCGGAGCTCCAGCAGCTCAAGGCCAATGGGTGGAAGATCGTGGAGCCCAAG gaggagaagaaggtgCCTCCCCCGATACCAAAGAAGCCGCCGCGCTCCAAGGTGCACCCGGTGAAGGAGCGCTCCCTGGACTCGGTGGACCGGCAGCGGCAGGAGGCCCGCAAGCGGCTCCTGGCAGCCAAGCGAGCTGCCTCCTTCCGCCAGAGCTCGGCCACCGAGAGCGCGGACAGCATCGAGATCTACATCCCCGAGGCGCAGACCCGGCTGTGA
- the SMIM12 gene encoding small integral membrane protein 12 encodes MWSVLWAAVRSKAPYVTFPVAFVVGLVGYHLERVLRGDPPPTAEEEKSISEQREDRKLQEIAGKDLTKVVSLKDKLEFAPRAVLNRNRPEKS; translated from the coding sequence ATGTGGTCCGTGCTATGGGCGGCCGTGCGCTCCAAGGCCCCGTACGTCACCTTCCCGGTGGCCTTcgtggtggggctggtgggctACCACCTGGAGCGGGTCCTCCGCGGCGACCCCCCGCCCACGGCCGAGGAGGAGAAGAGCATCTCGGAGCAGCGGGAGGACCGCAAGCTGCAGGAGATCGCGGGCAAGGACCTGACCAAGGTGGTGAGCCTGAAGGACAAGCTCGAGTTCGCCCCTCGGGCCGTGCTGAACAGGAACCGCCCGGAAAAAAGTTAA
- the GJA4 gene encoding gap junction alpha-4 protein, with product MGDWGFLEKLLDQVQEHSTVIGKIWLTVLFIFRILILGLAGESVWGDEQSDFVCNTKQPGCTNVCYDKAFPISHIRYWVLQFLFVSTPTLIYLGHVVYLSRKEEKLKQQESELRAIHSKDPKIEQALAAVEKKMSKIYMTEDGRLKIRGALMWTYIISVICKSIFEAGFLVGQWYLYGFSMVPRYVCKRDPCPHQVDCFISRPTEKSIFIIFMLVMGLISLILNLLELFHLCCKNLLSNIKKVSGPAGPSRDTFADDMVSGPYPSKHYPFLPMAESHTPPYQAYNKLSSEQNWANFHNEENLVLGSGSRPLSDPYAPRAAEAPALEEKLCSRPGSSASKKQYV from the coding sequence atgggcgactggggtttcctggaGAAACTGCTGGACCAAGTCCAGGAGCACTCAACTGTGATCGGGAAGATCTGGCTCACTGTGCTCTTCATCTTCCGCATCCTCATCCTGGGCTTGGCTGGGGAGTCCGTGTGGGGGGACGAGCAGTCGGATTTCGTGTGCAACACCAAGCAGCCAGGCTGCACCAATGTCTGCTATGATAAAGCCTTCCCCATCTCCCATATCCGCTACTGGGTGCTCCAGTTCCTCTTTGTCAGCACCCCAACCCTGATTTACCTCGGCCACGTTGTCTATCTCTCCCGGAAGGAGGAGAAGCTGAAGCAACAGGAGAGTGAGCTTCGGGCTATCCACAGTAAGGACCCGAAGATCGAGCAGGCCCTGGCAGCCGTGGAGAAGAAGATGTCCAAGATCTACATGACAGAGGACGGGCGACTCAAGATCCGAGGGGCGCTGATGTGGACGTACATCATCAGCGTGATCTGCAAGAGCATCTTTGAGGCTGGCTTCCTTGTTGGCCAATGGTACCTGTACGGCTTCTCCATGGTGCCCCGCTACGTGTGCAAGAGGGACCCCTGCCCCCATCAGGTGGACTGCTTCATCTCCCGCCCCACTGAGAAGagcatcttcatcatcttcatgctGGTGATGGGCCTGATCTCCTTAATCCTGAACCTCCTGGAGCTTTTCCACCTCTGCTGCAAGAACCTGCTTAGCAACATCAAGAAGGTGTCGGGGCCAGCCGGCCCGAGCCGGGACACCTTTGCCGACGACATGGTCTCGGGTCCCTACCCGTCCAAGCACTACCCCTTCCTGCCCATGGCTGAGAGCCACACGCCGCCCTACCAGGCCTACAACAAGCTCTCCAGCGAGCAGAACTGGGCCAACTTCCACAACGAGGAGAACCTGGTGCTGGGCAGCGGCAGCAGGCCCCTGTCGGACCCCTACGCCCCCAGGGCTGCCGAAGCCCCTGccctggaggagaagctgtgcagCCGGCCCGGGAGCTCAGCCTCCAAAAAGCAGTATGTCTAG